The segment TCGGCGGCGTGGACGGCGTGGATGCCAAGGCCAGTGACATCAAGTACCACCGTAGCGGTGCCATCGTCGGCATCCGTAAGCTGGTTCTGGATCCGGAGAAACTGCGCGGCGCTCCCTCGCTCTTCCGCCTCCAGCAAGACCTGCAACTCTACGTGGTGAGTGAACCTCTGGCCCGGACGTTCCAGGAGCGGGGCTTCAGCAACGTGGTGCTGCGGGAACTGGCGGTTTCCACGACATCCTGAATGCACTGCCTGGAAGGGGATCCCGTGGCGTCGAAGTTCCTATCTGTCTTCATTGACAATGCGCTTGGCGAAAACGAAGAGCTGCTTCCGGCCTTTCTTGCTGGCAGGGGCGGAATGAAGGAGGCCCTCCGATTCAGCCAGAACTTTCGGATCGCGGGCATTGGCTCGTTATTGATGTCTGGCAGCCCTGCCCACTTTCATGAGTGTCTGCATGCCAGCGCACGTGCCTTCGCTCACTTCGCCCGTTCCTCCCCCGGGGCAAACCTGACCAGCCGTTCGCAGCCGTTCTTCGACGCGGTCGCCTGTGGAGACACCGAAGCTGCGCGTGTGATCGCACGCCTCGCTCCTCGGGCTTGCGATAGGAATCGCGAGTACGAGGAGGACTTCCTCTTCGTCCGCTTCCTCATGGACCATTGCTTCTTGGATATGGATTGGCGTGACGGGAAGGCCCAGCTTGAGCGCTACGAGGAGGTCCTTGCAGGCTCGCTGGATGTGCGGCTCGATGTGTGTCAAGCCCTGGCGGCGGCGGCGGATGGAGCCCGTTTCGACGAAGCACTCACACGGATGATGGAGGCGCGGGAACTCCGTTTCCAGAGGCTCGGTGAGAAGGAAACGGTCGCCGAGGAGGTGCTCGCGACGGAGGGCTACGTCTCCGTGGAAGGGCTCGCGCTGGTCCGCCTTGCTGTTTCGAAGGGGCTGCATCCGCAGGAGGACTTCCTGTTCATCCCCTCTGTGGCGCTCGACGAGGTTCACCTTCGCTACCGCCCAGACTCCTGGAAGCACTTCTTTACATAGGAGATGCCGGTAGGCCGGAGTCAATGTATCCCAATGCTTGCCCCACGATGCGCAAGCGCCTCCGCGGGCACGGGGCTGTCCCCGCGCCAAGAAGGCCGCGAGAACGCTCCGTGCATGGAAGGCCCGCTTCAGTGGCTCTGTTCGCGTGAGCGGTGCGCGAGCTGGAGGATTTCATCCTCGGAGAGTTGATCTGTCTTGATGATGTTCCGGTCCGCCTTGAGCTGTTCCACCTGTCCGTCGCGCAGGACATGGAACTGCCCTTGCTTCTGCGCAGGGAGCTTCGCGGCGGCATCGACGCGTGCATCCGCGAACATGGGCCGGAGCTTCCGGATGGCCGTATCTTCCTTCACCCGACCGACGCACCAGGTGCGCACGTTGTCCCTGCACTTGTAGTCCAGGTCTCCCGGGCTCTGGGTCGCGAGCATCACCCCGATGCCCGCCGAGCGGGCGCGCTTCAGCAGGTTCTCCATGGGCTGCTTGGTGGCGGGCATGCTCATCGCGGGGAGGTACAGG is part of the Corallococcus soli genome and harbors:
- a CDS encoding Imm49 family immunity protein, with amino-acid sequence MASKFLSVFIDNALGENEELLPAFLAGRGGMKEALRFSQNFRIAGIGSLLMSGSPAHFHECLHASARAFAHFARSSPGANLTSRSQPFFDAVACGDTEAARVIARLAPRACDRNREYEEDFLFVRFLMDHCFLDMDWRDGKAQLERYEEVLAGSLDVRLDVCQALAAAADGARFDEALTRMMEARELRFQRLGEKETVAEEVLATEGYVSVEGLALVRLAVSKGLHPQEDFLFIPSVALDEVHLRYRPDSWKHFFT